A region of Nocardioides alkalitolerans DNA encodes the following proteins:
- a CDS encoding nuclear transport factor 2 family protein, with product MTTTAALTAENAELGARAARTYYVYARAVDEGDLDALRAMVTDDVRITRGDHPTEDGVEAFLDVYRAHNAQQIPVCKHVVTNVLAERDGDEVLTHAYFTATMFEAERTRVITGVYDDVHREVGGEMLLAHKRITVQRIQELPAAAGSFTHVGK from the coding sequence ATGACCACCACTGCAGCACTCACGGCCGAGAACGCCGAGCTGGGCGCCCGCGCCGCCCGCACCTACTACGTCTACGCGCGAGCCGTCGACGAGGGCGACCTCGACGCGCTCCGCGCGATGGTCACCGACGACGTCCGCATCACGCGGGGCGACCACCCGACCGAGGACGGGGTCGAGGCGTTCCTCGACGTCTACCGCGCCCACAACGCGCAGCAGATCCCGGTGTGCAAGCACGTCGTCACGAACGTGCTGGCCGAGCGGGACGGGGACGAGGTCCTCACCCACGCGTACTTCACCGCCACGATGTTCGAGGCGGAGCGCACGCGGGTCATCACCGGTGTCTACGACGACGTCCACCGCGAGGTGGGTGGCGAGATGCTGCTCGCGCACAAGAGGATCACCGTGCAGCGCATCCAGGAGCTCCCGGCGGCCGCCGGTTCCTTCACCCACGTCGGGAAGTGA
- a CDS encoding nuclear transport factor 2 family protein has product MTHRGDIEDVLNRYAHAYDDRDAEGVGATFAEDGQLSLRIGGGDLVGPWVGRAAVVEMMAATLATQDDQRRHLASTFTLDACDGGTARARSYLTLVAVAGGELRVLTTGRYVDELVDVDGAWLIRSRHIELDLPY; this is encoded by the coding sequence ATGACGCACCGCGGAGACATCGAGGACGTCCTCAACCGCTACGCCCACGCCTACGACGACCGCGACGCCGAGGGGGTCGGCGCGACGTTCGCCGAGGACGGGCAGCTGTCGCTGCGCATCGGCGGTGGCGACCTCGTCGGTCCGTGGGTGGGCCGGGCCGCCGTCGTCGAGATGATGGCGGCCACCCTGGCGACCCAGGACGACCAGCGCCGCCACCTCGCCTCCACCTTCACGCTCGACGCCTGTGACGGCGGGACGGCGCGGGCGCGTTCCTACCTCACGCTCGTGGCGGTCGCCGGCGGCGAGCTGCGGGTGCTGACGACCGGCCGGTACGTCGACGAGCTCGTCGACGTCGACGGGGCGTGGCTCATCCGGAGCCGGCACATCGAGCTCGACCTGCCCTACTGA